In Tripterygium wilfordii isolate XIE 37 chromosome 15, ASM1340144v1, whole genome shotgun sequence, one DNA window encodes the following:
- the LOC120016182 gene encoding uncharacterized protein LOC120016182, which produces MENPHETQFSDLNLRLSLGGIYGGNLKEKSFTRSFTELMSHNSHTTELGNFLSLERFGSMPSEGEGQKRMTIDLNGLHIEGQSKRDEETELGNFLSFERFGSMPSEGEGQKRRTIELNGLHIEGQSKRGNVEEKKCIKANTAPRLPSSRFKITWLAIASAENNPAFNRALARIKDGEACTFQRRHRIRAQRKINTSIGEANKEINNLFPDAIDSICDKKSKETQLSQQEEPECSDLNLGLSFRSICDENFKGKPVARSSSVTGILTQSKDNSELGTLLSVDGSWSMPTQGEQEQRRSRNSSESQIDSQNRLGKEVSGGDNVGKEKASLATNDLPPASSSKIPTWAATFVERKPSLHRSLARIKEKDGCSSHKRLRLATAMVLPEAASEKDGNGRCTDRLPNLDLCYYPPLACDRICINTHPNKNCHGRCSADMMCICTYDCP; this is translated from the exons ATGGTGGGAACTTAAAGGAGAAATCTTTTACAAGATCATTCACTGAGTTGATGAGCCATAACAGTCATACCACTGAACTtggtaattttctttccttagaGAGATTTGGGTCAATGCCAAGTGAAGGAGAGGGACAAAAGAGAATGACAATAGACCTGAACGGGTTACACATTGAGGGACAGAGTAAGAGAGATGAGGAGACAGAACTtggtaattttctttcctttgagAGATTTGGGTCAATGCCAAGTGAAGGAGAGGGACAAAAGAGAAGGACAATAGAGCTGAACGGGTTACACATTGAGGGACAGAGTAAGAGAGGTAATGTTGAGGAGAAAAAGTGTATTAAGGCAAATACGGCACCGCGTCTGCCCTCATCAAGGTTTAAAATAACATGGTTGGCAATAGCTTCTGCGGAAAATAACCCTGCATTTAATCGTGCATTGGCCAGAATCAAGGATGGGGAAGCATGCACGTTTCAAAGAAGACATCGGATAA GAGCACAGAGAAAGATAAATACGTCAATTGGAGAAGCCAACAAAGAAATTAATAACCTCTTCCCAGATGCCATTGATAGTATTTGTGACAAGAAAAGCAAAGAAACCCAGTTATCCCAACAGGAGGAACCTGAATGCTCTGACCTCAATCTTGGACTCTCTTTTCGTAGCATTTGTGACGAGAACTTCAAAGGAAAACCTGTTGCTCGCTCATCATCTGTGACTGGAATTTTAACTCAGAGCAAAGATAATAGTGAACTTGGTACCTTGCTCTCTGTGGATGGATCTTGGTCCATGCCAACTCAAGGCGAGCAAGAGCAAAGAAGGTCTAGAAATTCGAGTGAGTCACAAATTGATTCCCAGAATAGGTTGGGGAAAGAGGTAAGCGGAGGAGACAATGTTGGGAAAGAAAAAGCTTCTCTGGCAACTAATGATCTTCCACCCGCATCATCGTCTAAAATACCTACATGGGCGGCTACTTTTGTGGAGAGAAAACCTTCATTGCATCGTTCCTTGGCTAGAATCAAGGAGAAAGACGGATGCAGCTCCCACAAAAGACTACGCTTGG CAACAGCAATGGTGTTACCTGAAGCAGCTTCGGAAAAAGACGGCAATGGACGTTGTACTGATAGACTTCCAAATCTTGATCTCTGTTATTACCCGCCTTTGGCTTGCGACCGGATTTGTATTAATACGCATCCAAACAAAAACTGCCATGGACGTTGTTCTGCAGATATGATGTGCATCTGTACATACGACTGTCCTTGA
- the LOC120016120 gene encoding uncharacterized protein LOC120016120 isoform X2 → MFWVDSNAYYRRLSDSEPASQLVFCLSSAKTKQSNMLSLEMSGSIPIEGEQEEGRTSSGGIVGEEKSPEVTSWMVASAEKNPALHRALDRIKAAEGCKFHKKLRIHTNRKRCSLMREASREINFSAETIDGYTEVLLHGSLEKTKETQLSNQEQLERFDLNLTLSLSGINDDNSKEKAFAQSSSVSSLIDLTKDSDELSNTLSFVKSCSIPMEADQDERRAIRPRYFQIEAQNSLEKQRSGADNIGEKKVSLPTAAPSRITPWEVSYVENNRALHRALSRIKKDEYVNGRSKLRNLCLPRKHWWATREPFA, encoded by the exons ATGTTTTGGGTAGATAGTAATGCATATTATCGAAGACTTTCAGATTCGGAGCCAGCCAGCCAATTGGTGTTTTGCTTGTCATCTGCAAAAACAAAGCAAA GTAACATGCTCTCCTTGGAGATGTCTGGGTCGATCCCAATTGAAGGAGAGCAAGAAGAGGGAAGGACAAGCAGTGGGGGCATTGTTGGGGAGGAAAAGTCTCCTGAAGTAACATCTTGGATGGTTGCTTCTGCAGAGAAGAATCCTGCACTTCATCGTGCCTTGGATCGAATCAAGGCAGCTGAAGGATGCAAGTTCCACAAAAAGCTTCGGATAC ATACAAATAGAAAGAGATGTTCTTTAATGAGAGAAGCCAGCCGAGAAATCAACTTCTCTGCTGAAACCATTGATGGGTATACAGAGGTTCTTTTGCATGGATCTTTAGAGAAAACCAAAGAAACCCAATTGTCCAATCAAGAGCAGCTGGAACGCTTTGACCTCAATCTTACACTCTCTTTGTCTGGGATTAATGATGATAACTCCAAAGAGAAAGCTTTTGCCCAATCGTCGTCAGTCTCCAGTTTGATAGATCTGACCAAAGATTCTGATGAACTCAGTAACACACTCTCCTTTGTGAAATCGTGCTCAATTCCAATGGAGGCAGATCAAGATGAAAGAAGGGCAATAAGGCCAAGGTATTTCCAAATTGAGGCACAGAATAGTTTGGAGAAGCAGAGAAGCGGGGCAGACAacattggggaaaaaaaagtttctCTGCCAACTGCGGCGCCGTCTAGAATAACTCCATGGGAAGTTTCTTATGTGGAGAACAATCGTGCATTGCATCGTGCCTTATCTAGGATCAAGAAAGATGAGTATGTCAATGGGAGAAGCAAATTGAGAAACCTGTGTCTCCCCAGAAAACATTGGTGGGCAACCAGAGAACCTTTTGCATAG
- the LOC120016120 gene encoding uncharacterized protein LOC120016120 isoform X1 — translation MKKVDASMEETNFFGRQSENFLCGFSPEENTQETLLSDLNLGLSLGSIYDGKFKERPFTRSFTGLINLNKDTVELGNMLSLEMSGSIPIEGEQEEGRTSSGGIVGEEKSPEVTSWMVASAEKNPALHRALDRIKAAEGCKFHKKLRIHTNRKRCSLMREASREINFSAETIDGYTEVLLHGSLEKTKETQLSNQEQLERFDLNLTLSLSGINDDNSKEKAFAQSSSVSSLIDLTKDSDELSNTLSFVKSCSIPMEADQDERRAIRPRYFQIEAQNSLEKQRSGADNIGEKKVSLPTAAPSRITPWEVSYVENNRALHRALSRIKKDEYVNGRSKLRNLCLPRKHWWATREPFA, via the exons ATGAAGAAGGTAGATGCTTCAATGGAAGAAACCAACTTCTTTGGTCGGCAATCTGAGAACTTTTTGTGTGGATTTTCACCAGAAGAGAATACCCAAGAAACCCTTTTATCTGATCTCAATCTGGGACTCTCTTTGGGTAGCATTTATGATGGAAAGTTCAAAGAGAGACCTTTTACCAGATCATTCACTGGATTGATCAATCTTAACAAAGATACTGTTGAATTAGGTAACATGCTCTCCTTGGAGATGTCTGGGTCGATCCCAATTGAAGGAGAGCAAGAAGAGGGAAGGACAAGCAGTGGGGGCATTGTTGGGGAGGAAAAGTCTCCTGAAGTAACATCTTGGATGGTTGCTTCTGCAGAGAAGAATCCTGCACTTCATCGTGCCTTGGATCGAATCAAGGCAGCTGAAGGATGCAAGTTCCACAAAAAGCTTCGGATAC ATACAAATAGAAAGAGATGTTCTTTAATGAGAGAAGCCAGCCGAGAAATCAACTTCTCTGCTGAAACCATTGATGGGTATACAGAGGTTCTTTTGCATGGATCTTTAGAGAAAACCAAAGAAACCCAATTGTCCAATCAAGAGCAGCTGGAACGCTTTGACCTCAATCTTACACTCTCTTTGTCTGGGATTAATGATGATAACTCCAAAGAGAAAGCTTTTGCCCAATCGTCGTCAGTCTCCAGTTTGATAGATCTGACCAAAGATTCTGATGAACTCAGTAACACACTCTCCTTTGTGAAATCGTGCTCAATTCCAATGGAGGCAGATCAAGATGAAAGAAGGGCAATAAGGCCAAGGTATTTCCAAATTGAGGCACAGAATAGTTTGGAGAAGCAGAGAAGCGGGGCAGACAacattggggaaaaaaaagtttctCTGCCAACTGCGGCGCCGTCTAGAATAACTCCATGGGAAGTTTCTTATGTGGAGAACAATCGTGCATTGCATCGTGCCTTATCTAGGATCAAGAAAGATGAGTATGTCAATGGGAGAAGCAAATTGAGAAACCTGTGTCTCCCCAGAAAACATTGGTGGGCAACCAGAGAACCTTTTGCATAG